A stretch of the Anaeromyxobacter sp. genome encodes the following:
- a CDS encoding sigma-54-dependent Fis family transcriptional regulator, whose protein sequence is MGKEGLILFVDDDPNTRKVARANLPLDGFEVLVASSGAEALARLAEADPLAMVTDLQMPDLDGIALMEQVHQARPSLPVVLVTAHATVETAVAAMRKGALHYLTKPVRWDELALVLRHAVSHERARRDVARLTGELERATGFEELVGDSPAMRDVFKLVDQVAGADATVLLRGETGTGKELVARAVHRRSPRRDRPFVGVNCTAVPRELMESEFFGHEKGSFTGAVARRAGRFEQADGGTLFLDEVGDLDLAIQAKLLRVLQEREITRVGGQRAEKVDVRIVAATNRDLEALVKDGRFRDDLYYRLNVIPLRLPPLRERPGDLAALLDHFRGSFAERFGRAVPPPPPEVLAAAQAYAWPGNVRELRNLCERAALMGWEAVAPLLVPAAPDGPQVAAAAEFGLPLLDARARLVERFEREYLTRLLKEHKGKVGEVARAAGIAERNLYEKMKAYGLARDDYR, encoded by the coding sequence GTGGGCAAGGAAGGGCTGATCCTCTTCGTCGACGACGACCCCAACACCCGCAAGGTGGCGCGCGCCAACCTGCCGCTGGACGGCTTCGAGGTGCTGGTGGCCTCCTCCGGCGCCGAGGCGCTGGCCCGGCTGGCGGAGGCCGACCCGCTGGCCATGGTGACCGACCTGCAGATGCCCGACCTGGACGGCATCGCCCTCATGGAGCAGGTCCACCAGGCGCGGCCCTCGCTGCCGGTGGTGCTGGTGACGGCCCACGCCACCGTGGAGACCGCGGTGGCCGCCATGCGCAAGGGGGCGCTGCACTACCTGACCAAGCCGGTGCGCTGGGACGAGCTGGCGCTGGTGCTGCGCCACGCCGTGTCCCACGAGCGGGCCCGCCGCGACGTGGCCCGCCTGACCGGCGAGCTGGAGCGGGCCACCGGCTTCGAGGAGCTGGTGGGCGACTCGCCCGCCATGCGCGACGTCTTCAAGCTGGTGGACCAGGTGGCCGGGGCCGACGCCACCGTGCTGCTGCGCGGCGAGACCGGCACCGGCAAGGAGCTGGTGGCCCGCGCCGTCCACCGGCGCTCGCCGCGGCGCGACCGGCCCTTCGTGGGGGTCAACTGCACGGCGGTGCCCCGCGAGCTGATGGAGTCGGAGTTCTTCGGCCACGAGAAGGGCTCCTTCACCGGCGCGGTGGCGCGGCGGGCCGGCCGCTTCGAGCAGGCCGACGGCGGCACCCTGTTCCTCGACGAGGTGGGCGACCTGGACCTCGCCATCCAGGCCAAGCTGCTGCGGGTGCTGCAGGAGCGCGAGATCACCCGGGTGGGCGGGCAGCGGGCCGAGAAGGTGGACGTGCGCATCGTGGCCGCCACCAACCGCGACCTGGAGGCGCTGGTGAAGGACGGGCGCTTCCGCGACGACCTCTACTACCGGCTCAACGTCATCCCGCTGCGGCTCCCGCCGCTGCGCGAGCGGCCCGGCGACCTGGCGGCGCTGCTGGACCACTTCCGCGGGTCCTTCGCCGAGCGCTTCGGCCGGGCCGTGCCGCCGCCGCCGCCCGAGGTGCTGGCGGCGGCCCAGGCCTACGCCTGGCCGGGCAACGTGCGCGAGCTGCGCAACCTGTGCGAGCGGGCGGCGCTGATGGGCTGGGAGGCGGTGGCGCCGCTGCTGGTGCCGGCCGCGCCCGACGGCCCGCAGGTGGCCGCCGCCGCCGAGTTCGGCCTGCCGCTGCTCGACGCCCGGGCGCGCCTGGTCGAGCGCTTCGAGCGCGAGTACCTGACCCGGCTCCTCAAGGAGCACAAGGGCAAGGTGGGCGAGGTGGCCCGCGCCGCCGGGATCGCCGAGCGGAACCTGTACGAGAAGATGAAGGCGTACGGGCTGGCGCGCGACGACTACCGGTGA
- a CDS encoding PAS domain-containing protein: protein MVPSLGPGALRALLLAAVAALTAVVSGLLFLRDVTRLDPHFAALAWRTATVAALSIAVATGALALLLSMLADRTRRAEEALAEARREREARRAELATIQAIVDSMADGVIFIDAKETIALVNKAGRVLKNLSQGAGADVRDCHPKASHQVLERVMGYLRSGDDAGPAHSIIKEKEGRFETTYAPVSSPEGAYLGTVMVIRDIAERRHLETRLLDAERLAGLGQMSAQIAHELRNPLNAIDGAAQYLARRLAGDAEVAEYAGLIGEEVQRVNRFVSALLHVARPAEPVLAPVAVNRVAKEAAQKVALARGLPADLVRLELARDLPPLDLDAPMVSEALVNLLQNALDAGGEPPTLVTRTEGSGGEGAVVLEVLDRGCGIEADRLDEVRRPFVTSKPHGTGLGLVIVQRAAELHRARFGLAQREGGGTVAALRFPVRRVASAVAGEA, encoded by the coding sequence ATGGTCCCCTCCCTCGGCCCCGGCGCCCTGCGCGCCCTCCTCCTCGCGGCGGTGGCCGCCCTGACGGCCGTCGTCAGCGGCCTGCTCTTCCTGCGCGACGTGACGCGCCTCGATCCCCACTTCGCGGCGCTGGCCTGGCGCACCGCCACGGTGGCGGCCCTCTCCATCGCCGTGGCCACCGGTGCCCTGGCGCTGCTGCTCTCCATGCTGGCCGACCGCACCCGCCGCGCCGAGGAGGCGCTGGCCGAGGCGCGCCGGGAGCGCGAGGCCCGCCGCGCCGAGCTCGCCACCATCCAGGCCATCGTCGACTCGATGGCCGACGGGGTGATCTTCATCGACGCCAAGGAGACCATCGCCCTCGTCAACAAGGCCGGGCGCGTCCTCAAGAACCTCTCGCAGGGGGCCGGCGCCGACGTGCGCGACTGCCACCCCAAGGCGAGCCACCAGGTGCTCGAGCGGGTCATGGGCTACCTGCGCAGCGGCGACGACGCCGGCCCGGCCCACTCCATCATCAAGGAGAAGGAGGGGCGCTTCGAGACCACCTACGCGCCGGTCAGCTCGCCGGAGGGCGCCTACCTGGGCACGGTCATGGTGATCCGCGACATCGCCGAGCGGCGCCACCTGGAGACCCGCCTGCTCGACGCCGAGCGGCTGGCCGGCCTGGGGCAGATGTCGGCCCAGATCGCCCACGAGCTGCGCAACCCGCTCAACGCCATCGACGGCGCCGCCCAGTACCTGGCGCGCCGGCTGGCCGGCGACGCCGAGGTGGCCGAGTACGCCGGGCTGATCGGCGAGGAGGTGCAGCGGGTCAACCGCTTCGTCTCGGCGCTGCTGCACGTGGCGCGGCCGGCCGAGCCGGTGCTGGCCCCGGTGGCGGTCAACCGGGTGGCGAAGGAGGCGGCCCAGAAGGTGGCGCTGGCGCGCGGCCTGCCCGCCGACCTGGTGCGGCTGGAGCTGGCCCGTGACCTGCCGCCGCTCGACCTGGACGCCCCCATGGTCTCCGAGGCCCTGGTCAACCTGCTGCAGAACGCCCTCGACGCCGGCGGCGAGCCGCCCACCCTGGTGACCCGCACCGAGGGGAGCGGCGGCGAGGGCGCGGTGGTGCTGGAGGTGCTGGACCGGGGCTGCGGCATCGAGGCCGACCGGCTCGACGAGGTGCGCCGGCCCTTCGTCACCTCCAAGCCCCACGGCACCGGCCTGGGGCTGGTGATCGTGCAGCGCGCCGCCGAGCTGCACCGGGCCCGCTTCGGCCTGGCGCAGCGCGAGGGCGGCGGCACCGTGGCGGCGCTGCGCTTCCCGGTCCGCCGGGTGGCCTCGGCCGTGGCCGGGGAGGCCTGA
- a CDS encoding sigma-70 family RNA polymerase sigma factor produces MTLESRVQALLQAGDQNGAAGAVIEALGPAILRYLRSMLRAEDDAGDAFSQWAENAWHGLPDFRFGASLKTWSYRLAWNAAQNLRSEAWRRHGQRLTTGQASVLAASLRTRSAVVVEQQRQALDALRAALGEEERCLLVLRLDQGLSWDEVAAVLAEGGAPVSAATLMKRFERIKTKLGKLARDRGLLDEERPGPARPARPGDPGDDRSA; encoded by the coding sequence ATGACGCTCGAGTCCCGCGTCCAGGCCCTGCTCCAGGCCGGCGACCAGAACGGGGCCGCCGGCGCCGTCATCGAGGCGCTCGGCCCCGCCATCCTGCGCTACCTGCGGTCGATGCTGCGCGCGGAGGACGACGCCGGCGACGCCTTCTCCCAGTGGGCCGAGAACGCCTGGCACGGGCTGCCCGACTTCCGCTTCGGGGCCTCCCTCAAGACGTGGAGCTACCGGCTGGCCTGGAACGCGGCGCAGAACCTCCGCAGCGAGGCCTGGCGGCGCCACGGGCAGCGGCTCACCACCGGCCAGGCCTCCGTGCTGGCCGCGTCGCTCCGGACCAGGTCGGCGGTGGTGGTGGAGCAGCAGCGGCAGGCGCTCGACGCGCTCCGCGCGGCGCTCGGCGAGGAGGAGCGCTGCCTGCTGGTGCTCCGCCTGGACCAGGGGCTCTCCTGGGACGAGGTCGCTGCGGTCCTGGCCGAGGGAGGCGCGCCGGTCTCGGCCGCGACGCTCATGAAGCGGTTCGAGCGGATCAAGACCAAGCTCGGGAAGCTGGCGCGCGACCGCGGCCTGCTCGACGAGGAACGGCCCGGGCCCGCCAGGCCGGCCAGGCCTGGCGACCCGGGCGACGACCGCAGCGCGTGA
- the moeB gene encoding molybdopterin-synthase adenylyltransferase MoeB, with amino-acid sequence MHATGTDGLPELTPAEYQRYARHLILPEVGLEGQRRLKGARVLLVGAGGLGSPVALYLAAAGVGHLGLVDFDTVDASNLQRQVLHGTGDVGRLKLDSARDRLADLNPGVHVEGHPTRLDRGNALELVRAHDLVVDGTDTFATRYLTNDACVLAGKPNVYGSVFRFEGQASVFATAEGPCYRCLYPEPPPPGLVPSCAEGGVLGVLPGLVGLIQATEALKLLLGAGEPLIGRLLLVDALAMSFRQVKVRRDPRCPACGTREITELQDYEQLCGGPARPPPAEEADLEIGPAELARRLAAGDPLDLVDVREPTEWALCRLPGARLAPLSCFPDAVASFRHDREVVLYCHHGVRSLTALRRLQEAGLTRLRSLAGGIDRWSVEVDPAVPRY; translated from the coding sequence ATGCACGCCACCGGCACCGACGGGCTGCCCGAGCTGACCCCCGCGGAGTACCAGCGCTACGCCCGCCACCTCATCCTCCCCGAGGTCGGGCTGGAGGGGCAGCGCCGGCTCAAGGGCGCGCGGGTCCTGCTGGTGGGCGCGGGCGGCCTGGGCTCCCCGGTGGCCCTCTACCTGGCGGCCGCCGGCGTGGGCCACCTGGGGCTGGTGGACTTCGACACCGTGGACGCCTCCAACCTGCAGCGCCAGGTGCTGCACGGCACCGGGGACGTGGGGCGCCTCAAGCTCGACTCGGCGCGCGACCGGCTGGCCGACCTCAACCCGGGCGTCCACGTGGAGGGCCACCCCACCCGGCTCGACCGGGGCAACGCCCTGGAGCTGGTGCGGGCGCACGACCTGGTGGTCGACGGCACCGACACCTTCGCCACCCGCTACCTGACCAACGACGCCTGCGTGCTGGCGGGCAAGCCCAACGTCTACGGCTCGGTCTTCCGCTTCGAGGGGCAGGCCTCGGTCTTCGCCACGGCCGAGGGCCCCTGCTACCGGTGCCTCTACCCGGAGCCGCCGCCGCCCGGGCTGGTGCCCTCCTGCGCCGAGGGCGGCGTGCTCGGCGTGCTGCCCGGCCTGGTGGGGCTGATCCAGGCCACCGAGGCCCTCAAGCTGCTGCTGGGCGCGGGCGAGCCGCTCATCGGGCGGCTGCTGCTGGTGGACGCCCTGGCCATGTCGTTCCGGCAGGTCAAGGTGCGGCGCGACCCGCGCTGCCCGGCCTGCGGCACCCGGGAGATCACCGAGCTGCAGGACTACGAGCAGCTCTGCGGCGGCCCGGCGCGGCCGCCGCCGGCCGAGGAGGCCGACCTGGAGATCGGCCCGGCCGAGCTGGCCCGGCGGCTCGCCGCGGGTGACCCGCTCGATCTGGTGGACGTGCGCGAGCCGACCGAGTGGGCCCTCTGCCGCCTGCCCGGGGCCCGCCTGGCGCCCCTCTCCTGCTTCCCCGACGCGGTGGCCTCCTTCCGCCACGACCGCGAGGTGGTGCTCTACTGCCACCATGGGGTCCGCAGCCTGACCGCCCTGCGGCGGTTGCAGGAGGCGGGCCTGACGCGCCTGCGCAGCCTGGCCGGGGGCATCGACCGCTGGTCGGTCGAGGTCGATCCGGCCGTCCCCCGATACTGA
- a CDS encoding DUF4395 family protein: MTAATLGRALAARRADPYRDLAVIDARAPRFNQATVGVVALAGVLTGWWGLYALLALQLTLGLAFGRRWCLPCAFYFEVVQPRFGEGRLEDSRPVRFANQVGATFLWAASAAGALGLARTSLALGAVVAGLALLAAATGLCVGCLMYQAAARLRGIRSLQVGRVDLAELGASPGQAAVIQFTHPLCGDCVELTGRLASAATPPVLVDVSRRPDLARKYGVAVVPLAFRVAADGTVLGRVSG, encoded by the coding sequence GTGACCGCCGCCACCCTGGGGCGCGCGCTGGCCGCCCGCCGCGCCGACCCCTACCGCGACCTGGCCGTCATCGACGCGCGGGCGCCGCGCTTCAACCAGGCCACCGTGGGGGTGGTGGCCCTGGCGGGCGTGCTGACCGGCTGGTGGGGCCTGTACGCCCTGCTGGCCCTGCAGCTCACGCTGGGGCTGGCCTTCGGGCGCCGCTGGTGCCTGCCTTGCGCCTTCTACTTCGAGGTGGTGCAGCCGCGCTTCGGCGAGGGCCGGCTGGAGGACAGCCGCCCGGTGCGCTTCGCCAACCAGGTGGGCGCCACCTTCCTCTGGGCCGCCAGCGCCGCCGGGGCGCTCGGCCTGGCGCGGACCTCGCTGGCGCTGGGCGCCGTGGTGGCGGGGCTGGCCCTGCTGGCCGCCGCCACCGGCCTGTGCGTCGGCTGCCTCATGTACCAGGCGGCCGCCCGCCTGCGCGGCATCCGCTCCCTGCAGGTGGGGCGGGTCGACCTGGCCGAGCTGGGGGCCTCCCCTGGCCAGGCCGCGGTGATCCAGTTCACCCACCCGCTCTGCGGCGACTGCGTCGAGCTGACCGGCCGCCTGGCCAGCGCCGCCACCCCGCCGGTGCTGGTGGACGTGTCGCGCCGGCCCGACCTGGCGCGCAAGTACGGCGTGGCGGTGGTGCCGCTGGCGTTCCGGGTGGCGGCCGACGGCACGGTGCTGGGGCGTGTCAGCGGGTGA
- the cysK gene encoding cysteine synthase A has protein sequence MARIFEDNSRSIGRTPLVRLNRITQGLGATVLAKIEGRNPAYSVKCRIGAAMIWAAERDGLLTPGSRQRTIVEPTSGNTGIALAFVAAARGYPITLTMPETMSLERRRVLKSFGAELILTEGAKGMPGAIAKAEEIAASDPGRYWLPQQFKNPANPQVHFDTTGPEIWDDTDGQVDVFVSGVGTGGTITGVTRYLKQARGKAIRSIAVEPIHSPVLTALKAGQPPKPGPHKIQGIGAGFKPDVLDLSLVDEVVTVSNDEAVEFARRLTREEGISCGISCGAAAAAAVQVAGRPESKGKTIVTILPDAGERYLSSILFEGITA, from the coding sequence ATGGCACGGATCTTCGAGGACAACAGCCGCAGCATCGGCCGCACGCCGCTGGTCCGGCTCAACCGGATCACCCAGGGGCTGGGCGCCACCGTCCTGGCCAAGATCGAGGGGCGCAACCCGGCCTACTCGGTGAAGTGCCGCATCGGCGCCGCCATGATCTGGGCCGCCGAGCGCGACGGCCTGCTCACCCCCGGCTCCCGGCAGCGCACCATCGTGGAGCCCACCAGCGGCAACACCGGCATCGCGCTGGCCTTCGTGGCGGCGGCGCGCGGCTACCCCATCACCCTCACCATGCCGGAGACCATGTCGCTGGAGCGCCGGCGGGTGCTCAAGTCCTTCGGCGCCGAGCTGATCCTCACCGAGGGGGCCAAGGGCATGCCGGGGGCCATCGCCAAGGCCGAGGAGATCGCCGCCAGCGACCCGGGCCGCTACTGGCTGCCCCAGCAGTTCAAGAACCCCGCCAACCCGCAGGTGCACTTCGACACCACCGGCCCCGAGATCTGGGACGACACCGACGGGCAGGTCGACGTCTTCGTGTCCGGGGTGGGGACCGGCGGCACCATCACCGGGGTGACCCGCTACCTGAAGCAGGCCCGGGGCAAGGCCATCCGCTCCATCGCGGTGGAGCCCATCCACTCGCCGGTGCTCACCGCCCTCAAGGCCGGCCAGCCGCCCAAGCCGGGGCCGCACAAGATCCAGGGCATCGGGGCCGGCTTCAAGCCGGACGTGCTCGACCTCTCGCTGGTGGACGAGGTGGTGACCGTCTCCAACGACGAGGCGGTGGAGTTCGCGCGCCGCCTGACCCGCGAGGAGGGCATCTCCTGCGGCATCTCCTGCGGGGCCGCCGCCGCCGCCGCCGTGCAGGTGGCCGGCCGGCCGGAGTCGAAGGGCAAGACCATCGTGACCATCCTGCCGGACGCCGGCGAGCGCTACCTCTCCAGCATCCTCTTCGAGGGGATCACGGCGTGA
- a CDS encoding O-acetylhomoserine aminocarboxypropyltransferase/cysteine synthase, whose amino-acid sequence MALPPNRTPRFETLQVHAGQEPDPTTKSRAVPIYQTTSYTFDSAEHGANLFALKAFGNIYTRLMNPTTDVFEKRVAALEGGVAALATASGHAAQFLAITNIAQAGDNIVSSSRLYGGTYNQFKVTLPRLGIGVKLVDSVEAADLARAIDAKTKALYVETIGNPGFDIADLPGLARAAHDAGIPLIVDNTFAAAGYLCRPIEHGADVVVESATKWIGGHGTSIGGVIVDSGKFDWARSGKFPFFTEPSPGYHGLVFNSVFGVGGPFGNIQFIIRARVEGLRDQGPALSPFNSHQFLLGLETLSLRVQRHADNTLALARWLEQHPQVAWVLYPGLPSHKHHERAKQLLRNGFGGVLSFGIKGGGDAGRKFIDNVKLASHLANVGDAKTLVIQPSTTTHSQLSEAEQKTAGVTPDLIRVSVGLEHIEDIKEDFAEAFAAAR is encoded by the coding sequence ATGGCCCTCCCGCCCAACCGCACCCCCCGCTTCGAGACCCTGCAGGTCCACGCCGGCCAGGAGCCGGACCCGACCACCAAGTCCCGGGCGGTGCCCATCTACCAGACCACCTCCTACACCTTCGACTCGGCGGAGCACGGCGCCAACCTCTTCGCGCTCAAGGCGTTCGGCAACATCTACACGCGCCTGATGAACCCGACCACCGACGTCTTCGAGAAGCGGGTGGCCGCGCTCGAGGGCGGCGTGGCGGCGCTGGCCACCGCCTCGGGCCACGCGGCCCAGTTCCTGGCCATCACCAACATCGCCCAGGCCGGCGACAACATCGTCTCCTCCAGCCGGCTCTACGGCGGCACCTACAACCAGTTCAAGGTCACCCTGCCCCGGCTCGGCATCGGCGTGAAGCTGGTCGACTCGGTGGAGGCGGCCGACCTGGCCAGGGCCATCGACGCCAAGACCAAGGCCCTCTACGTCGAGACCATCGGCAACCCCGGCTTCGACATCGCCGACCTGCCCGGCCTGGCCAGGGCGGCCCACGACGCCGGCATCCCGCTCATCGTGGACAACACCTTCGCCGCCGCCGGCTACCTGTGCCGCCCCATCGAGCACGGCGCCGACGTGGTGGTGGAGTCGGCCACCAAGTGGATCGGCGGCCACGGCACCTCCATCGGCGGCGTCATCGTCGACTCGGGGAAGTTCGACTGGGCCAGGAGCGGCAAGTTCCCCTTCTTCACCGAGCCCTCGCCCGGCTACCACGGCCTGGTCTTCAACTCGGTCTTCGGCGTGGGCGGCCCCTTCGGCAACATCCAGTTCATCATCCGCGCCCGGGTCGAGGGGCTGCGCGACCAGGGCCCGGCCCTCTCGCCCTTCAACTCGCACCAGTTCCTGCTGGGGCTCGAGACCCTCTCGCTCCGGGTGCAGCGCCACGCCGACAACACCCTGGCGCTGGCCCGCTGGCTGGAGCAGCACCCGCAGGTGGCCTGGGTGCTGTACCCGGGCCTGCCGAGCCACAAGCACCACGAGCGGGCGAAGCAGCTGCTGCGCAACGGCTTCGGCGGGGTGCTCTCCTTCGGCATCAAGGGCGGCGGCGACGCCGGCCGGAAGTTCATCGACAACGTCAAGCTGGCCAGCCACCTGGCCAACGTGGGCGACGCCAAGACGCTGGTCATCCAGCCCTCCACCACCACCCACTCGCAGCTCTCCGAGGCCGAGCAGAAGACCGCCGGCGTGACCCCGGATCTCATCCGGGTGTCGGTGGGCCTCGAGCACATCGAGGACATCAAGGAGGACTTCGCCGAGGCCTTCGCGGCGGCGAGGTAG
- a CDS encoding long-chain fatty acid--CoA ligase, producing MSEHAPRSVPELFLERVGATPHAEAFRHPVAGGGWRSLTWADTEARVRAIASGLRALGVGMEDVCAILAGTRIEWVLADFGILCAGGATSTIYPSSTADECAFILADSGAVVCFAEDPQQVAKLAARREELPRLRHVVTFEGGGSADGFVLGLDQLEATGRAHAASHPGAFEEICGEVRGDALATLIYTSGTTGRPKGVELTHACWVSQSAAVQRSGILDHPDVLQFFWLPLAHSFGKMIGTAQLRIGFPTAVDGRVEKIVENLAALGPTFVCAVPRIFEKVHAKVVTGATEGGGLRRLVFEWALGVGREAAALEREGRQPGALLALQRALADRLVFQKVRAVFGGRLRFFISGSAPLSRDVAEFFDAMGVVILEGYGLTESSAATHCNLPWNRTLGTVGPTFPGIEVRLAEDGEVLMRGPWIMRGYRGLPEATAEALDAEGWLHTGDVGVLDAQGRLAITDRKKDLIKTSGGKFIAPSELEARLKAACPYLSQVLIHGDRRNYVTALVTLEPEGLRRWGVAQGLGELSPARAAEHLSVKALVQRAVDELNGTLPRFATVKRFTLLPREFTEAEGEVTPSQKLRRKAIEQRHRAALDAMYPASG from the coding sequence ATGTCCGAGCACGCCCCCCGCTCCGTCCCCGAGCTCTTCCTGGAACGCGTCGGCGCCACGCCCCACGCCGAGGCCTTCCGCCACCCGGTGGCCGGCGGCGGCTGGCGCAGCCTGACCTGGGCCGACACCGAGGCCCGGGTGCGGGCCATCGCCTCCGGGCTGCGCGCCCTCGGGGTGGGCATGGAGGACGTCTGCGCCATCCTGGCCGGCACCCGCATCGAGTGGGTGCTGGCCGACTTCGGCATCCTCTGCGCCGGCGGCGCCACCTCCACCATCTACCCGTCCTCCACCGCCGACGAGTGCGCCTTCATCCTGGCCGACTCCGGCGCGGTGGTCTGCTTCGCCGAGGACCCGCAGCAGGTCGCCAAGCTGGCCGCCCGCCGCGAGGAGCTGCCCCGGCTGCGCCACGTGGTGACCTTCGAGGGCGGCGGCAGCGCCGACGGCTTCGTCCTGGGGCTCGACCAGCTCGAGGCCACCGGGCGGGCCCACGCCGCCAGCCACCCGGGGGCCTTCGAGGAGATCTGCGGCGAGGTGCGGGGCGACGCGCTGGCCACCCTCATCTACACCTCCGGCACCACCGGGCGGCCCAAGGGCGTGGAGCTGACCCACGCCTGCTGGGTCTCGCAGTCGGCCGCGGTGCAGCGCTCCGGCATCCTGGACCACCCGGACGTGCTGCAGTTCTTCTGGCTGCCGCTGGCCCACTCCTTCGGCAAGATGATCGGCACGGCCCAGCTGCGCATCGGGTTCCCCACCGCGGTGGACGGGCGCGTCGAGAAGATCGTGGAGAACCTGGCCGCCCTCGGGCCCACCTTCGTGTGCGCCGTGCCCCGCATCTTCGAGAAGGTGCACGCCAAGGTGGTGACCGGCGCCACCGAGGGCGGGGGCCTCAGGCGGCTGGTCTTCGAGTGGGCCCTGGGCGTGGGGCGGGAGGCGGCGGCGCTGGAGCGGGAGGGCCGGCAGCCCGGCGCGCTGCTGGCGCTCCAGCGCGCGCTGGCCGACCGGCTGGTGTTCCAGAAGGTGCGGGCCGTCTTCGGCGGGCGGCTGCGCTTCTTCATCTCCGGGTCGGCGCCGCTGTCGCGCGACGTGGCCGAGTTCTTCGACGCCATGGGCGTGGTCATCCTGGAGGGCTACGGCCTGACCGAGTCGTCGGCCGCCACCCACTGCAACCTCCCCTGGAACCGCACGCTCGGCACGGTGGGCCCCACCTTCCCCGGCATCGAGGTGCGCCTGGCCGAGGACGGCGAGGTGCTGATGCGCGGCCCCTGGATCATGCGCGGCTACCGCGGCCTGCCGGAGGCCACCGCCGAGGCGCTGGACGCCGAGGGGTGGCTCCACACCGGCGACGTGGGGGTGCTCGACGCGCAGGGGCGCCTGGCCATCACCGACCGCAAGAAGGACCTGATCAAGACCTCGGGCGGCAAGTTCATCGCCCCCTCCGAGCTGGAGGCGCGGCTCAAGGCGGCCTGCCCGTACCTCTCGCAGGTGCTGATCCACGGCGACCGGCGCAACTACGTGACGGCGCTGGTGACGCTGGAGCCGGAGGGGCTGCGCCGCTGGGGGGTGGCCCAGGGGCTGGGCGAGCTCAGCCCGGCCCGCGCCGCCGAGCACCTGTCGGTCAAGGCGCTGGTGCAGCGGGCGGTCGACGAGCTCAACGGCACCCTGCCGCGCTTCGCCACCGTGAAGCGCTTCACCCTCCTGCCGCGCGAGTTCACCGAGGCGGAGGGCGAGGTGACGCCGTCGCAGAAGCTGAGGCGCAAGGCCATCGAGCAGCGCCACCGGGCGGCCCTCGACGCCATGTACCCGGCGAGCGGGTAG
- a CDS encoding tetratricopeptide repeat protein has translation MRLRLALLAALLPACAAVRPPAVAAAPCAAAGLPCPAPPAPAAPPTGPVDLAYEPEQVLVTPLDLELSGKNDEELFAVGQAAFSAGDHRRAAAAFGRLADLFPASRHEAAALYDAGLAHQRLEEWRPALERFERLVRRYDGPDADEAAFKAAECRYHLGELEAAHGLLDALARRTDLPAGEHLRALTQRGIVELELGRSEEAEQSLRLAVSAWKQASEHERLDDYDASQAQFYLGEVYRGHFLAVRLDPSAGSEATLARDLEDKASLLLSAQGHYLRAIRMGHPDWAVAAGYRIGELYDALHAALVEAPLPPGLDAEETEAYRAELRRKVRVLVTKAIAIYEQTLAVAGRTRLESNRFVAETQASLDRMKRALQEVPPDLAPPPEPALPADAVPEKG, from the coding sequence GTGCGCCTCCGCCTCGCCCTCCTCGCCGCGCTGCTCCCCGCCTGCGCCGCCGTCCGGCCCCCGGCCGTGGCCGCGGCCCCGTGCGCCGCGGCCGGCCTGCCCTGCCCGGCCCCGCCCGCTCCCGCCGCGCCGCCCACCGGCCCCGTCGACCTGGCCTACGAGCCGGAGCAGGTGCTGGTCACCCCCCTCGACCTCGAGCTGAGCGGCAAGAACGACGAGGAGCTCTTCGCCGTGGGGCAGGCCGCCTTCTCCGCCGGCGACCACCGCCGCGCCGCCGCGGCCTTCGGGCGGCTGGCCGACCTCTTCCCGGCCTCGCGCCACGAGGCCGCCGCGCTCTACGACGCGGGGCTGGCGCACCAGCGGCTGGAGGAGTGGCGACCGGCGCTGGAGCGGTTCGAGCGGCTGGTGAGGCGCTACGACGGGCCGGACGCCGACGAGGCGGCCTTCAAGGCGGCCGAGTGCCGCTACCACCTGGGCGAGCTCGAGGCGGCCCACGGGCTGCTCGACGCCCTGGCCCGCCGGACCGACCTGCCGGCCGGTGAGCACCTGCGCGCCCTCACCCAGCGCGGCATCGTGGAGCTGGAGCTGGGCCGCTCGGAGGAGGCCGAGCAGAGCCTGCGGCTGGCGGTCTCGGCCTGGAAGCAGGCCAGCGAGCACGAGCGGCTCGACGACTACGACGCCTCGCAGGCCCAGTTCTACCTGGGCGAGGTCTACCGCGGGCACTTCCTGGCGGTGCGCCTCGACCCCTCCGCCGGGAGCGAGGCCACGCTGGCCCGGGACCTGGAGGACAAGGCCTCGCTCCTGCTGTCGGCGCAGGGCCACTACCTGCGCGCCATCCGCATGGGCCACCCGGACTGGGCGGTGGCCGCCGGCTACCGCATCGGCGAGCTCTACGACGCCCTGCACGCCGCGCTGGTGGAGGCGCCGCTGCCGCCCGGGCTGGACGCCGAGGAGACCGAGGCCTACCGCGCCGAGCTCAGGCGCAAGGTGCGGGTGCTGGTCACCAAGGCCATCGCCATCTACGAGCAGACGCTCGCGGTGGCCGGCCGGACCCGCCTGGAGAGCAACCGCTTCGTGGCCGAGACCCAGGCCTCGCTCGACCGGATGAAGCGCGCCCTGCAGGAGGTGCCGCCCGACCTGGCGCCGCCGCCCGAGCCGGCCCTGCCGGCCGACGCCGTGCCGGAGAAGGGGTAG